In a genomic window of Sediminispirochaeta bajacaliforniensis DSM 16054:
- a CDS encoding phosphoglycerate kinase — MSIRTVKDLDLRGKRVLIRVDFNVPLKEGVITDDTRIKAALPTLKYILEQEGSSLVIMSHLGRPKGEKKPEFSLAPVAKRLSELLGRPVEMAADCIGDAVTSRAASLKAGEILLLENVRYYAGETKNDPDFAKKLASLGDVYVNDAFGTAHRAHASTEGVTKFLPSAAGFLIEKEVAFFEPLLKNPEHPFVAIIGGAKVSTKIGVLENLIDKCDTLVIGGGMCYTFLKATGKSIGKSLFEEDFLKTATDLLKKAEQKGTKVILPLDHVCAKAFSEKETPIAVDGADIPEDLIGMDIGVQTLAEIKNALAGARSIVWNGPMGVFEFEAYAKGTVEVAEMVASCKGTTVVGGGDSVAAVNKFGFADRIDHVSTGGGASLEFLEGKVLPGIAALEGSK, encoded by the coding sequence ATGTCAATACGTACCGTAAAAGATCTTGATCTTCGCGGTAAGCGCGTTCTCATCAGGGTGGACTTCAATGTCCCCCTGAAAGAGGGCGTTATTACCGATGATACACGTATAAAAGCTGCTCTTCCTACCTTGAAATATATTCTTGAACAGGAAGGCAGCTCTTTGGTCATCATGAGTCACCTGGGAAGGCCAAAAGGCGAGAAAAAACCTGAATTTTCCCTTGCCCCGGTGGCAAAGCGTTTGTCGGAGCTTCTCGGAAGGCCTGTTGAAATGGCAGCAGATTGTATTGGAGATGCTGTGACCTCCCGGGCCGCTTCGCTTAAGGCTGGCGAGATACTGCTTTTGGAAAATGTTCGCTACTATGCGGGAGAGACAAAGAATGATCCCGATTTTGCGAAAAAGCTTGCTTCCCTTGGCGATGTATATGTCAACGACGCTTTTGGAACAGCTCACAGGGCCCATGCCAGTACTGAAGGGGTTACAAAGTTTCTACCTTCCGCTGCCGGCTTTCTGATCGAAAAAGAGGTCGCTTTTTTTGAACCTCTGCTTAAGAATCCCGAGCACCCGTTTGTAGCGATTATCGGTGGTGCAAAGGTTTCGACAAAGATTGGGGTTTTGGAAAATCTCATTGATAAATGTGATACCCTCGTTATCGGGGGCGGAATGTGCTATACCTTTCTCAAGGCCACGGGTAAGAGCATAGGAAAGTCACTTTTTGAAGAGGATTTTCTTAAGACTGCCACAGACCTTCTGAAAAAAGCGGAGCAGAAAGGGACAAAGGTTATTCTTCCCCTTGATCATGTATGTGCAAAGGCTTTTTCTGAGAAGGAAACACCGATTGCCGTCGACGGGGCGGATATCCCCGAAGATCTCATCGGCATGGATATTGGGGTTCAAACCCTTGCTGAAATAAAGAACGCTCTTGCAGGTGCAAGGTCCATTGTATGGAACGGCCCCATGGGCGTATTCGAATTCGAAGCGTATGCTAAGGGGACCGTTGAGGTTGCCGAGATGGTTGCCTCCTGTAAAGGTACTACCGTGGTAGGCGGCGGCGATTCCGTTGCGGCCGTTAACAAATTCGGTTTTGCGGACAGAATTGACCACGTTTCCACCGGTGGAGGCGCAAGCCTTGAATTTCTCGAGGGAAAGGTGCTTCCCGGTATTGCAGCGCTGGAGGGAAGCAAATAA
- the tpiA gene encoding triose-phosphate isomerase, whose translation MRKTFIAGNWKMHKTVSEAVALAKELVPAADGNSRYLIAPPFTALSAVGEVVKGTPLLLGAQNMSNAESGAHTGEVSVHMLKDVGVKVVILGHSERRLIYGEKDAFINEKVKLALDNDLEVILCVGETLEQREAGEVEQVVRTQVEGGLKGIPEGFLDKVTIAYEPVWAIGTGKTATPEDADAVHAFIRKVIKELYGDKAAEAMVIQYGGSVKPGNVKELMAMKNIDGALVGGAALKAETFVPIMKYDS comes from the coding sequence ATGCGAAAAACTTTCATTGCGGGAAACTGGAAAATGCATAAGACGGTCTCCGAAGCCGTTGCCTTGGCTAAGGAACTGGTACCAGCGGCAGACGGAAACAGCCGCTATCTGATTGCTCCTCCTTTTACTGCTCTTTCCGCTGTCGGCGAGGTGGTAAAGGGTACCCCCTTACTGTTAGGTGCTCAGAATATGTCGAATGCGGAATCAGGAGCACACACCGGCGAAGTTTCTGTTCACATGTTGAAGGATGTCGGTGTCAAGGTTGTTATCCTGGGCCATTCCGAACGCCGTCTGATTTATGGTGAGAAGGATGCGTTTATCAACGAAAAGGTCAAGCTTGCCCTTGATAACGATCTTGAAGTCATCCTTTGTGTCGGTGAGACCCTGGAGCAGCGGGAGGCCGGCGAGGTTGAGCAGGTTGTACGCACCCAGGTTGAAGGCGGTCTTAAAGGAATTCCCGAGGGATTCCTCGATAAGGTTACCATTGCCTATGAACCGGTTTGGGCCATCGGTACCGGCAAGACTGCAACCCCGGAGGATGCAGATGCCGTTCATGCTTTTATCCGAAAGGTGATCAAAGAGCTGTACGGTGACAAGGCTGCCGAAGCCATGGTTATTCAGTACGGTGGATCTGTGAAGCCGGGAAATGTGAAAGAGCTTATGGCCATGAAAAACATCGACGGGGCTCTCGTCGGTGGAGCGGCCCTGAAAGCAGAGACCTTCGTACCTATCATGAAGTACGACAGCTAA
- the secG gene encoding preprotein translocase subunit SecG, giving the protein MGFIGILLLVVFVISALLLIVIVMIQDDQGEGLGGIFGGSSNSAFGSRSGNVLTKTTSILGTVFILCSFGLAWVNHTPEGGNVIKAARQEAGVQQEEWWNQQVEAQEPNQAGTSNNAQ; this is encoded by the coding sequence ATGGGTTTTATCGGTATTCTTCTACTGGTCGTTTTTGTTATCAGCGCACTTCTTCTTATTGTGATTGTCATGATTCAGGACGATCAGGGGGAAGGGCTCGGAGGAATCTTTGGCGGCTCGAGTAATAGTGCCTTTGGTTCCAGGAGCGGAAACGTGCTGACGAAAACCACCTCTATTTTGGGAACGGTGTTTATTCTTTGTTCTTTTGGCTTGGCGTGGGTCAATCATACTCCCGAAGGCGGTAATGTTATTAAAGCCGCCAGGCAGGAAGCTGGTGTTCAACAGGAAGAGTGGTGGAATCAGCAGGTTGAGGCGCAGGAACCTAATCAAGCCGGGACCAGTAACAACGCCCAGTAA
- a CDS encoding peptidylprolyl isomerase has protein sequence MLSNSAIWKGNLLGVVLVLFFLCGSVFPVSADLVGQTVATVTLTKTEGISSVQLDQRVAQVAAARKKAGLSADGVDRKEVLDAMIAEVLIKQAAERSGISIPQEQIQQVVAKQKASIEQQVGRPLTDSQYQEVVRSQTGLSWEQYTGNIREQIMQQRYIATEKRDMFEAIQPPTEKEIQDHYDAHATSITNPEYVRLKQIFIPTISMNDQEKQAARERLESAWTKLRNGSAKFDDLVLQYSEDESSKYRGGDVGYIARTDQRVEKTYGADFFRKLFSLQTGDYSGVIESNVGLHILKVTEHREARILSLDDQIAPDNKMTVREYIRAGLFQEKQQVVLKKALDAVVEDLKAEAEIVVY, from the coding sequence ATGTTGAGCAATAGTGCGATTTGGAAAGGCAACCTACTTGGTGTTGTTTTGGTACTCTTCTTTCTCTGCGGTAGTGTTTTCCCTGTTTCCGCGGACCTTGTTGGACAGACCGTTGCCACTGTGACCTTGACGAAAACGGAAGGTATTTCGTCGGTACAGCTTGACCAGCGTGTCGCTCAGGTTGCTGCGGCGCGAAAAAAAGCCGGTTTGTCTGCCGACGGGGTGGATCGAAAAGAGGTCCTCGACGCCATGATTGCCGAGGTTTTGATTAAGCAGGCTGCCGAGCGGTCCGGTATTTCTATCCCGCAGGAGCAAATCCAACAAGTGGTTGCAAAGCAGAAGGCTTCCATCGAGCAGCAGGTGGGGCGTCCTCTTACCGACAGTCAGTACCAGGAAGTGGTTAGATCACAGACTGGGCTTAGCTGGGAGCAGTATACAGGAAATATCCGGGAACAGATCATGCAGCAGCGTTATATTGCGACGGAAAAGCGTGATATGTTTGAAGCCATCCAGCCTCCTACCGAAAAGGAAATTCAGGACCACTATGATGCTCATGCCACTTCTATTACCAATCCCGAGTATGTCCGTCTGAAACAGATTTTTATCCCGACCATCAGCATGAATGACCAGGAAAAGCAGGCCGCCAGAGAACGTTTGGAGAGTGCCTGGACGAAACTTAGGAACGGCTCTGCCAAATTCGATGATCTGGTTTTGCAGTATTCGGAAGATGAATCTTCAAAATACCGGGGCGGGGATGTCGGTTATATCGCGCGGACCGATCAGCGCGTGGAAAAGACCTATGGGGCTGATTTTTTCAGGAAGCTTTTTTCTCTTCAGACGGGAGATTATTCCGGCGTCATCGAATCGAATGTCGGTCTTCACATCCTCAAGGTTACCGAACATCGGGAAGCCCGAATACTTTCTTTGGATGATCAGATTGCTCCCGATAATAAGATGACTGTACGTGAATATATTCGTGCAGGGCTTTTTCAGGAAAAGCAGCAGGTGGTACTTAAGAAAGCGCTTGATGCGGTTGTTGAAGATTTGAAAGCCGAAGCGGAAATTGTTGTATACTGA
- the nusB gene encoding transcription antitermination factor NusB, with the protein MGSRRKARILAFQAIYSWEFHKPLLAELLQFDWLEEERKAKLDAETWLFARLLVQGTIENCNTIDRRIQNRLEHWDFSRLSKVDLAILRLSTYELLFQQDVPASVAIDEAVDLAKDFGGDDSYRFINGVLDSIRKERDPS; encoded by the coding sequence ATGGGATCACGACGTAAAGCTCGTATTCTGGCGTTTCAGGCAATATATAGCTGGGAGTTTCACAAGCCTCTCCTTGCCGAACTTTTGCAGTTTGACTGGCTGGAAGAAGAACGTAAGGCGAAACTTGATGCCGAAACCTGGCTGTTTGCACGGCTTCTTGTTCAGGGGACGATTGAAAATTGCAATACTATTGATCGTCGCATACAAAACAGGCTCGAGCATTGGGATTTTTCCCGACTTTCAAAGGTGGATCTTGCAATACTCCGCCTAAGCACTTATGAACTTCTTTTTCAGCAGGATGTTCCTGCCAGCGTTGCAATAGACGAGGCAGTGGACCTTGCGAAAGATTTTGGTGGTGATGACTCATATCGTTTCATCAACGGTGTGCTCGATTCCATTCGTAAGGAGAGGGATCCTTCGTGA
- a CDS encoding tetratricopeptide repeat protein has product MRLPRLGNRALVLLILILSAATMFLGYYVLKQRSVKAESGDLENHLSLLKEIDRLLLLANYQQAGERLTTLLHDADSASMLLQISKRAFNIAQDNGDFSFLETIAAKGHRLFDGREDFAALYAYTLLRRNRWGDAVLLLKGYTPFHEDFTHAVYSEALFHVQEEKGTGYADYHADELEQLARQLDSRRIMADALLIRLRNNDFDGALALGKELMAGFGSDRYNRSDELLFLLFFEHGEYDRARQMLEAGSAFTAQEKLFLYADILMKTGNPIQSAETFKSIVRQFPSASWTPYYNLQILEENKLKQNEPVFWLDRGAFLFGRNEHYLLASAGYCLDRSYMDEAQRYLKLYLDTGGNSAIADLFLEQSSGNAKPGRYRASLQQVIEYSPKEVAEQRVKHGIWFFYGLRSAGDIGSLGEYASERWPQEGWPRFSIGLGLLLSGSLVDAEKAFKGGWELDNTLWEAAYDAGTLARASERLSEAMEWFRKAESSVPESENRRRALIYTQMAEIERTGGNRENAKRYIRYALDIDPENASARSFYSLLDDSSP; this is encoded by the coding sequence GTGAGATTACCGCGGTTGGGAAATCGGGCATTGGTCTTGCTGATTCTCATCCTTTCTGCGGCAACTATGTTTCTTGGTTACTATGTGCTGAAACAGCGATCGGTTAAGGCAGAATCTGGCGATCTTGAAAACCATCTTTCTTTACTAAAAGAAATCGACCGTTTATTACTGCTTGCGAATTATCAGCAGGCGGGGGAACGTTTGACTACGCTTCTTCATGATGCCGATTCTGCGTCGATGTTGCTTCAGATCTCCAAACGAGCCTTCAATATTGCCCAGGACAACGGGGATTTTTCTTTTCTGGAGACTATCGCCGCAAAGGGACACCGGCTCTTCGACGGTCGTGAGGATTTTGCGGCCCTTTATGCCTATACACTGCTTCGACGAAATCGTTGGGGTGATGCTGTGCTCCTGCTGAAGGGCTACACACCCTTTCATGAAGATTTTACTCATGCGGTATACAGTGAGGCATTGTTTCATGTACAGGAGGAGAAGGGCACAGGCTATGCGGATTACCATGCTGATGAACTGGAACAGTTGGCCAGGCAGCTTGACAGCCGCAGAATAATGGCCGATGCGCTTCTTATCCGACTCCGTAATAATGATTTCGATGGGGCATTGGCGCTCGGTAAAGAGCTGATGGCTGGTTTCGGCTCGGATCGCTATAATCGAAGCGATGAGCTTCTGTTTCTCCTTTTTTTTGAACATGGTGAATACGATCGTGCCAGGCAAATGTTGGAGGCAGGTTCCGCTTTTACCGCTCAGGAAAAGCTTTTTCTTTATGCTGATATTCTCATGAAAACCGGTAATCCTATTCAGTCGGCGGAGACCTTCAAGTCAATTGTCCGTCAGTTTCCTTCTGCCTCCTGGACTCCCTATTATAATCTGCAAATCCTTGAAGAAAACAAGTTGAAACAGAATGAACCGGTATTTTGGCTCGATAGGGGGGCTTTTCTCTTTGGCAGGAATGAGCATTATCTGCTTGCTTCTGCAGGTTACTGCCTCGACCGTTCCTATATGGATGAAGCACAGCGGTACCTTAAGCTTTATCTTGATACAGGCGGGAATTCGGCTATAGCGGATCTTTTCCTTGAGCAAAGTTCCGGAAACGCAAAGCCGGGGCGCTATCGCGCTTCGCTACAGCAAGTAATAGAGTACTCTCCGAAAGAGGTTGCAGAGCAACGGGTCAAACACGGAATTTGGTTCTTTTATGGTCTGCGTTCTGCCGGTGATATCGGCTCTCTTGGGGAATATGCGTCGGAACGCTGGCCACAGGAAGGATGGCCCCGTTTTTCCATCGGTCTGGGCCTCTTGTTATCCGGATCATTGGTGGATGCGGAAAAGGCCTTTAAGGGTGGATGGGAACTCGACAATACCCTTTGGGAGGCAGCTTACGATGCTGGAACCCTGGCTCGTGCATCTGAAAGGTTGAGCGAGGCAATGGAGTGGTTTCGTAAGGCGGAGAGCTCTGTTCCCGAATCGGAAAATCGTCGTAGGGCCCTTATATACACGCAGATGGCGGAAATCGAACGGACAGGTGGCAACCGTGAGAATGCCAAACGCTATATCCGCTATGCTTTGGATATCGATCCGGAAAATGCTTCGGCTCGTTCTTTTTATTCTTTACTTGATGATTCTTCACCATGA
- the map gene encoding type I methionyl aminopeptidase, which produces MIQLKTTEEIQRIRESCRICAEAHKEVERHVQPGITTGELDKIAQSYIEKHGGVPAFLDYMGYPATLCVSVNNEVIHGIPGKRVIKEGDIVSLDLGVNLNGFFSDMARTVPVGKVASDALRLVKETRKCLELALEQAVDGKRLNDVGGAVWNHAKKFSYGVVKDYCGHGVGFSPHEEPQIPNYIRRMPNPRLRPGMVIAIEPMINIGTGDVVLLDNDWTVETADGSLSAHWEHTVAIVEGGSEILTSFEDLDL; this is translated from the coding sequence ATGATACAATTAAAAACAACTGAAGAGATACAGAGAATTAGAGAATCTTGCAGGATTTGTGCGGAGGCTCATAAGGAAGTTGAGCGTCATGTGCAGCCTGGTATCACTACCGGTGAGCTGGACAAAATTGCGCAATCCTATATTGAGAAACATGGCGGAGTTCCTGCGTTCTTAGACTATATGGGATATCCGGCCACTCTCTGTGTCTCTGTGAATAACGAGGTAATCCACGGAATACCGGGAAAGCGCGTTATTAAAGAGGGAGACATCGTGAGCCTTGACCTTGGGGTCAACCTCAATGGGTTTTTTAGCGACATGGCCCGAACCGTTCCTGTCGGCAAGGTGGCTTCCGATGCCTTGCGCCTCGTTAAGGAAACCAGAAAATGTCTTGAACTTGCACTCGAACAGGCTGTCGACGGGAAGCGATTGAATGATGTCGGCGGTGCTGTCTGGAATCATGCCAAAAAGTTTTCATATGGCGTTGTAAAAGATTATTGTGGACATGGTGTCGGCTTCTCTCCCCATGAAGAACCGCAGATCCCCAATTACATTCGTAGAATGCCAAATCCCAGATTAAGACCGGGAATGGTGATTGCCATTGAGCCGATGATTAACATCGGGACCGGTGATGTTGTACTCCTTGATAACGATTGGACGGTAGAAACCGCCGATGGCTCTTTGTCTGCTCATTGGGAACACACTGTCGCCATTGTCGAGGGGGGCTCTGAAATTTTAACCTCATTCGAGGATCTTGATTTATAG
- a CDS encoding Do family serine endopeptidase, producing the protein MNGKKLFRSKNFFVFNLLLVGLVAGFVVSMITFGCSTRLSSGETAYAQEKQADPIQVPPSMEEMQNSFRAVARKSLPVVVEVKVVEVVKQAVPQSRGWPWDFLFPDQQNNNQGQQQPQEREYRNQGLGSGVIVRNNGNTHYVLTNNHVAGKADEIKVVLNDGREYPAKLVGADERMDLAMVSFDAKEDIPVAEIGDSDKLQVGDWVIAVGSPFGFVSSVTAGIVSAKGRSGPQNNISDFIQTDAAINQGNSGGALMNIYGQVVGINTWIAAPSGGSVGLGFAIPINNAKKAIDDFINKGEIEYGWLGVTVSELYPGMEESMGIDNQKGAFIQNVYIDSPAAKGGIEPGDFVTAIDNRPVRSRDDLVRMVGELPAGSSVDFDIIRDGKEITLKVKIGKRENSEAIAGNMSKLWPGLTVIGLDEDVRNELKIDAKENGVVVVGVEKGTKPYVAGIRNYDLIYRINDKQINNVGDFYDAMNDKNVKEYKIYYKREGSEFFAGIVR; encoded by the coding sequence ATGAATGGAAAAAAATTATTCAGATCAAAAAATTTCTTTGTTTTTAATCTTTTGCTTGTTGGGTTGGTAGCTGGTTTTGTCGTTTCAATGATAACGTTCGGTTGTTCGACAAGGTTATCAAGCGGTGAAACCGCGTATGCCCAGGAAAAGCAGGCTGATCCGATTCAGGTGCCGCCGTCTATGGAGGAGATGCAAAACTCTTTCAGAGCTGTGGCCCGAAAATCGCTGCCTGTGGTAGTCGAGGTAAAGGTTGTCGAGGTGGTCAAACAGGCTGTGCCGCAGTCGAGAGGGTGGCCTTGGGATTTCCTTTTTCCGGACCAGCAGAACAATAACCAGGGGCAGCAGCAACCTCAGGAGCGCGAATACCGCAATCAGGGGCTTGGTTCCGGGGTCATTGTGAGAAACAACGGAAACACCCACTACGTCTTAACCAACAACCATGTGGCGGGAAAAGCCGACGAAATCAAGGTAGTCCTAAACGATGGTAGGGAATATCCTGCAAAACTTGTCGGTGCCGACGAGCGAATGGACCTTGCAATGGTTTCCTTTGATGCGAAAGAGGATATTCCTGTAGCCGAAATAGGGGATTCCGATAAACTCCAGGTTGGTGATTGGGTCATTGCCGTAGGCAGCCCCTTCGGTTTTGTCTCAAGTGTTACCGCCGGTATTGTAAGCGCAAAAGGTCGCTCCGGCCCTCAGAACAACATCAGTGACTTTATCCAGACCGATGCTGCCATCAATCAGGGGAATTCCGGTGGCGCCCTCATGAACATCTATGGGCAGGTTGTCGGTATTAACACCTGGATTGCCGCACCTAGCGGAGGTAGTGTCGGTCTCGGCTTTGCAATTCCCATCAATAATGCCAAAAAAGCTATCGACGATTTCATCAATAAGGGAGAAATCGAGTACGGGTGGCTTGGGGTTACCGTCAGCGAGCTTTATCCCGGAATGGAAGAGTCCATGGGGATCGACAATCAGAAAGGGGCGTTCATACAGAACGTTTACATTGATTCTCCCGCGGCCAAGGGGGGGATTGAACCTGGTGATTTTGTCACTGCCATTGACAACAGACCTGTGAGAAGTCGTGATGACCTTGTACGGATGGTTGGCGAGTTACCTGCGGGAAGTTCTGTTGACTTCGACATCATCCGGGACGGTAAAGAGATTACCCTGAAGGTAAAGATCGGCAAACGGGAAAATAGCGAGGCTATTGCAGGAAATATGAGCAAACTGTGGCCCGGTTTGACCGTAATCGGACTGGACGAGGATGTCAGAAACGAATTGAAGATTGATGCAAAAGAGAATGGGGTAGTTGTCGTAGGTGTTGAAAAGGGGACAAAACCCTATGTTGCCGGTATTCGCAACTATGACCTGATTTATCGGATCAATGATAAGCAAATAAATAATGTTGGTGACTTCTACGATGCAATGAATGACAAAAATGTGAAAGAGTACAAAATTTATTATAAAAGAGAGGGTAGTGAATTTTTCGCTGGTATAGTACGATAA
- a CDS encoding phosphoribosyltransferase — translation MRKEFIPYTVVRNNAIKLAHRIHEAGFIPDVVYLSLRGGAYLGNIISEYFKLVRKDSRPVFYAAVVARSYSDIKEQTKVMIDGWTYKPEYLRNGDKILIVDDIFDSGNTVNYLADVILQHGIPREDLKVAVHDYKELTYLSETPPIIPDFYCRKITIPSPDDDVWIHYSSHELVGLTPEEVENNYTKDDPEVGEILRKILGMEK, via the coding sequence ATGCGTAAAGAGTTTATCCCCTATACCGTTGTCAGAAACAATGCCATTAAACTTGCCCACCGTATCCATGAGGCGGGGTTTATACCCGATGTCGTGTATCTTTCTCTCCGCGGAGGGGCCTATCTCGGCAACATCATTAGCGAGTACTTTAAGCTGGTTAGGAAAGACAGCAGGCCGGTTTTCTATGCCGCCGTCGTGGCCCGAAGTTATTCTGATATCAAAGAGCAGACGAAGGTAATGATCGACGGTTGGACCTATAAACCGGAATACCTGAGAAACGGAGATAAGATCCTGATTGTGGATGATATTTTCGATTCGGGAAATACCGTAAACTACCTTGCCGATGTGATCCTTCAGCACGGTATACCCCGGGAAGATTTGAAGGTTGCTGTTCATGATTACAAAGAACTGACTTATCTTTCGGAAACCCCTCCCATTATACCCGATTTCTACTGCCGAAAAATAACGATTCCTTCTCCCGACGATGATGTTTGGATTCATTACAGTAGCCATGAGCTTGTGGGTCTTACGCCGGAGGAGGTCGAAAACAACTATACCAAGGACGATCCCGAAGTAGGGGAAATCTTACGAAAGATTCTCGGCATGGAGAAATAA